In Mammaliicoccus sp. Marseille-Q6498, the genomic stretch TCATCTTACTCTCCTACCAACTTGACTTTATTCCCTGATAGCGATGCGACTTGGCATAAAGATAAGACTTCAATACCTTCTGATTCTAATTTTTCTCTTCCGGGTTGGAAACTTTTTTCTATTACAATTCCAATTCCTGATGTCGTTGCATTTGCATCTTGAACAAGTCGATGTAATCCTAACGAAGCTTCTCCGTTAGCAAGAAAATCATCAATAATTAATACGTGATCATCTTCATCTAAAAACTGTTTCGAAATAACAACGGTACTCGTTGTATTTTTTGTGAATGAGTGAATTTCTGTTTGATAAAATTCAGATGTCATTGTAGAAGGCTTTGCTTTTTTAGCAAATAAACAAGGTACATCTAAATGTAAGGAAGCCATAATTGCTGGTGCAATACCCGAAGCTTCAATGGTTAATACTTTCGTGATGTTTTTCTCTTTAAAATGTTCTGTAATTGCTTGTCCAACTTCATACATAAGCTTTGCATCAATTTGGTGATTTAAAAACGAATCAACTTTAAGTATCTTTTCATCGATTACTACACCGTCTTCTTTAATCCTCTTTTGTAGCGTCTTCACACTACTCGCCTCCTCATTTAGATTAAAAAAAACACACCTTAATCCTAGAAATAGGTAAGATGAGTAAAAAATAATATAAAACCACACCAAATTGATAGTCTGATTCCAGAGTTATTCATTTACCCATAGTCGTGTCGTTTAAGGCAACACGGTAGAAACTTCTAAAGCCATATTCTTCAGATTATATGAGTTTTTAGTAATAAATTATTCATTGATAATAACAAAATATCAACCCTTTTACAATAGGCAAACCGCCTAATATAGTCGATTTAATCAGCTTTTAAATAAACTGAATTATTCAAATAATAAGAATAATTGGTTTGAATTTGTTTTATTTAGTTACACAAGGGTATTTGTGAATTATAAAAGCATTTTAAATTAACTATTTTGATGCATCAATAGAATAATCACTCATTAACATGTTTTTACACATTACAAAATAATGGAGGTTTTTAGTATGGGTAAAATAGAAAAGTTTAATAACGAAAGTGATTTATTACAGCGAATCGATCAATTAAAACAAGAAGGTTCATCAGAAAGTGATTTACAAGTTATATCAGAAAATAAACTAGAAGATAACAGTCTAGATTATACAGATGTAAAAGTGAAAAACTCAAGAGGATCTTTCACTGACAAAGTGACCGCTTTATTTTCTGGAGAAAGTGCAGAAGAAAGAGTTTTAACTGGTTTAAACGTACCCGAAGAACAAATCGATGCTTATAAAGATGATTTAAAAAATGGCAAAATCCTTTTATATGTTGATAACGATAATACCGAAGATAATGAGAATTTCGATTCTAACCATCCAAAAGATTCTCAATCTGGTAACGAACATTACGATAATACAAAACCATTTTCAAATGACGAAAGTAAAAATGACAATGTAGCTAGTGGCACAACTGCTGCCGCTGGTACTGGAGCTGCTGCGAGTGCTTCAAGAGATAGCGATACTGAAAATAGTGATTCAAATGAAATCGATCGCTCAGATGATCTTTCTCATGACGATATCACTGAAACCGACAATACGAGAGCTTCTTCATTTAATGATGATGAACACAATGATCGGGATTCAAGTACAAATCGCTACGGAAATAATATCGATGAAGAAAATAAAGCACATGATGACGTAGATGGAAATTCTACTGCAGCTGGGCTTGCAGGTGCATCAGGATTAGGTGCTGCTGGTTATGCATCTCATCAATCAGATTTAAACGACGAACAAGATGCAAATGCTAAAGAAGATACGAATGACTTTGAAACGTCAAATAATCGTGAAAACGATAAATCTACAACTCAATTTAGTGACAGAAATGATGACGTTAATCGTCAAGATTCAACGAGAGAAAATGAATCAGAATTCACAAGAGTTCACGATGACGATGTAGAAACCGAACATTCTTCATTAAATTATGGTAAACCAAATAATAGCGTAGATGATTCCGAAGCAAGTGACGAGGTTACACGTGAATCAAACTTCTCATCTAATCAATATAAAGAAGATACGAATGACTTTGAAACGTCAAATAATCGTGAAAACGATAAATCTACAACTCAATTTAATGAAAGGGAAAATGACGTTAATCGTCAAGATTCAACAAGAGAAAATGAATCAGAATTCACAAGGGTTCACGATGACGATGTAGAAACAGAACGTTCTACATTAAATTATGATAAACCAAATAATAGCGTAGATGATTCCGAAGCAAGTGACGATGTTACACGTGAATCAAACTTCTCATCTAATAAATATAAAGAAGATACGAATGACTTTGAAACGTCAAATAATCGTGAAAACGATAAATCTACAACTCAATTTAGTGACAAAAATGATGACGTTAATCGTCAAGATTCAACGAGAGAAAATGAATCAGAATTCACAAGAGTTCACGATGACGATGTAGAAACAGAACGTTCTACATTAAATTATGATAAACCAAATAATAGCGTAGATGATTCCGAAGCAAGTGACGAGGTTACACGTGAATCAAACTTCTCATCTAATCAATATAAAGAAGATACGAATGACTTTGAAACGTCAAATAATCGTGAAAACGATAAATCTACAACTCAATTTAGTGACAGAAATGATGACGTTAATCGTCAAGATTCAACGAGAGAAAATGAATCAAAATTCACAAGAGTTCACGATGACGATGTAGAAACAGAACGTTCTTCATTAAATTACGATAAACCAAATAATAGTGTAGATGCTCCAGAAGAAAGTGACGAGGTTACACGTGAATCAAACTTCTCATCTAATCAATATAAAGAAGATACGAATATTAATGAAACAAATCGATTTTCACGAGGTTTCAATCGTACTGATGATGAAGAACAAGAATTTGATAATTCCTTCCAAAGAAAAGAGAAAACTGACGAACATGATTCAATAAAAGAAAGACTGAAACGTGAAGAATCAGATTACAATGATCCATCTAAGTTTAATGATAAACAATAAAAATTATTAAATATAAAAATACAACCTTGAAAAAATCTCAATATTTTTCAAGGTTGTTTTTGTTTATAAATTACGTTATAGAATTCATCCATAATTAATATCTTATGTTATAATATGACTAAATCTTGAGTCGAGGGGTTCATAATTATGAATTTTGAAGTTGTTACATCAATAGATGATCCATTATTTAAACATGCATTAGATATGTATGAAGATATTTTCAAAGTAGATATTAGAGAAGACCGTCATGTCTTTATCCATTCATTAACTTCTGAATATATTAAGAAACATTATGTGTTCTTAGTTGGATTAAAGGATAACAAAGTTGTCAGTTTGTCTACAGGTCATTATGAACCTACGACTAATTCTGCGTTCATCATTTATTTAATGGTACATCCAGAACATAGAAACCAACGTGTTGGCGCACAAACATTAGAAAGAATTGAGAAAGAATTACATAAACAAGCTCAAGAAGTCCACGGTAGAGACGCTAATATGATTATGTTAGAATCTTTTGGTGAAGAATCTTTCGATGACGAAGATGGCAAAGAACAAGCTATTATGCTTAAGCATTTCTTCAATAGACATGGATATGAAGTTCAACAAGACCTTTCATATATTCAACCAAATCCACAAAAAAACTTACCACCAACACCAATAGATTTATATATCAAACAATATTTACCGCTTCAAAAGGACGTTATATCACCGAGCATTCGTTCTTGTTATATCAATAAATACATTCATGGTAATGAAAACGATCGAGAATTTGTATATGAATTATTAGAATCTATGAACTTATAAACAAAGGACAAGGGAGTTACGACTCTCTTGTCCTTTGTTTTATTTAAAATGTATATCTGTTCATTAATTCTGATACTGTTTCTCTTCTAGCACCTTCAGGATTAGTCCCACACCAAAGATTCATATAGTCAGGATTTTGTTCTTTTTTAGACTTCCCTCTCATTGGTTGTGTTAATATATTTTGAATTGGATACGGGCATATTGCATCTTTATATTGCTCTACGTATTGAATATATTTATTCGTAATACCATTTGCGTAACGACCGCTAAATGTTTTAGTTAAAGTAATGTCTTCTGACTGTGCTTTTAATATATTTTGTTTATGAATCTCCGGTACTGTGCTTTCATTTGTTGTTAAGAAAGCAGTCCCGAGTTGAACAGCCGTTGCGCCTTTATTAATAAATGTACGCGCTAATTTAGGTGTTGTAATACCTCCTGCAACTATTAGAGGCATATTCACAACTTGATAAGTCTGGTTGAATAGCTCTTCAGTCGTTAAACGGTCTTCAGGTAATACTTGATCAAATGACCCTCTATGACCTCCCGCTTCACTTCCTTGTAACACAATTGCATCCACACTTACACTTTCTAAAGCTTTTGCTTCTAATAATGTCGTAGCAGTTCCGACAACAACAATTTTATGTTCATGTAATTGATTCACGAGTGATTCTGACGGCAGTCCAAAAGTAAAACAAGCTAAAGATATATCCTTATTAATGATGACCTCTATCATATCTTCAAATTGATTATCGATTTGAACATCATTTACTGGTTCATATCCAAGCTTTTCACTTATTGGTTTTAAAATTTCATTCATTCGATCAACGTCATGTTTATCTATTTCAGGATACTCAGGAATAAATAAATTAACCCCAAATGGTTTATTGGTCATCGTTCTAATTTGATCGATATGTTCAGACAGTGACTCTGGCGTCATATAACCCGCTCCAATTTGTCCAAATCCACCTTCATTACAAACAGTAGAAACCATTTCAGGGGAAGTCACACCCCCTGCCATACCTGCTTGAAATATGGGCTTAGTCATTTGTAGTTCAGTTAGTAAATCTTTACTATTCATATACTTAGCCTCCAAAAAATAATCACATAGGCAGATTATTTTATTTTTATATTTAAATGGTGCATTATAACTACATCATACTAAAAGGAGAAACACAATGTCACATTCAAAACTTTCATTAACTGAAATAATAAACAAAAGAAAATCTGTTAAAGAATTCGATCCTAATTTTAAAATTCCGAGAGAAGAAATTACAGAAATGATAGAACTTGCTACAAAAGCACCTTCATCAATTAATTTACAACCTTGGCGTTTCGTCGTAATAGATTCAGAAGAAACGAAACAAAAACTAGACACACTTGTACAATTTAACCAAAGACAATTACATTCATCAAGCGCAATTATTCTTATACTTGCCGACTTAAAACATGCTGACTATGTAAGTGATATTTATGAAAAAAATGTTGAGCTTGGATACATGGATGAAAACTCAAAAGATTATTTCATAGAAACAATCTCTAATTTAATTAGCAGTGCAGATGAAAGCTACTTTAATGCACAAGGTTTAATGGATGCTAACTTAGCTTCAATGCAATTAATGCTTATTGCTACAGATCACGGTTACGATACAAATCCAATCGGTGGTTTTGATAAAATTGCATTATTAGAAGCATTAAATATCGATACTTCTAGATATGTACCAGCTCATTTACTTGCTATTGGTAAAGGTGTTAAACCACCTCACGATTCAAGTAGATTACCTGTAGAAAGTGTACTAGCTTGGAACGACGAAAGTAACGGCACAATAGGTAAATAATTCTAAGCGATAGACATTTTGTCTATCGCTTAAAATTTTATTGCATTCAAGATTAACATCGTGTAAAATTCATTTCTGTGAGTTTTATTTTTTTGCTTAAAAGCTTTACCGCTTTAAAGTATTTATATATAGAAAGAAGGATTACAATGAAAAATTTGTCACAATGGTCATCTAGCCTAGGATTTGTTTTAGCCAGTGCCGGTTCTGCAATTGGATTAGGTGCTGTTTGGAAATTCCCATACATGGCAGGTACTTATGGAGGCGGTGCGTTTTTATTTATCTTCATAATATTTACGCTACTGGTAGGGTTACCACTACTATTAAGTGAATTCATTTTAGGACGTTATGGTCGCACATATTCAACAAATATATTTAAAAAAGTTTCTGGCAAATCACCTTTTAACTTAATTGGTTGGTTAGGTAATTTAACAGTCTTTGTATTATTCTCATTCTATAGTGTAATAGGTGGATGGATTATCCTTTATATTATACGTACTTTATTAGATAGTGTAGGCTTAACACATTCTCATGAGTACGGTAATGTTTTTAATGATTATATCTCTAATCCATTTTACTCTTTAGCTGGTCAATTTGCTTTCATACTCTTTACAGTTGTTATTGTAAGTAAAGGTGTCGAAAAAGGTATAGAAAAAGCTTCAAAAGTCATGATGCCGCTTCTATTTATATCATTCGTCATCATCATTATTAGATCTGTTACTTTAGACGGTGCTTTAGAGGGTATCCAATATTTCCTTCAACCTAAAATATCAGATTTAAGCTCTGAAGGTATTTTGTATGCGCTCGGCCAGTCATTCTTCGCTCTATCTCTCGGTACGTGCGGAATGATGACTTATGCTTCATACTTGGATCGTAAGACAAATATTGTTAAAAGTGCAAACGCAATTGTTTGGATGAATATTGCCGTTTCTGTAGCAGCAGGTCTAGCTATATTCCCAGCCATTTTTGCTTTTGGTTTAGAACCTAATCAAGGACCGGGATTATTATTTATCGTTCTTCCTCAAGTTTTTGATCAAATGTTCTTAGGCCAATTGTTCTATCTGTTATTCTTAATATTATTCTTATTTGCAGCTATAACATCTTCTATTTCATTATTGGAATTAAATATATCTAATATTACTAAAAACAATAATGACAAAAGAAAAAAATGGTCGTATATCATCGGAGGTCTCGTGTTAGTATTTGGTATTCCATCTGCATTATCAAACGGCGTGTTAAGTAACCTTACATTTGGTGTCGGTACATTCTTTGATAACATGGATTACTTAGTCGCAAATATTTTAATGCCAATCGGTGCATTAGGCGTAACTATTTTTGTTGGACATATATTCAATAAAGAAACGATTATGAAAGAACTTAATATGAGCGATAGTAAAAAAGGCAGAATCTTTGTTAACGTATGGTATTTCTTAGTTAAATTCGTTTTACCAATCATCATTATCGCTGTGTTCATTGGTCAATTACTATAAAAGCATTAAAAAGACACCTTTCAGACTTTGAAAGGTGTCTTTTTTGTTATATTAAGCCAATCCATTTCCAGTATGTCATACTCAGTAAAATAATGAGTAAATAACCTATAATCGTTAATGGAACGCCTGTTTTAATGAAATCTTTAATCGTAAATGTTTCTGTACCATATGCCAACATATTTTGAGGTGAACTAACTGGCAATAAGAATCCGAAACTAATTACAAATTGTTGAATCAGAACGAAACCGATACTTTGATCACCTAGGTTAAGTGTTTGTGTTAACGCAATAAATACAGGAATTAATGCCGAAGATAAACTTGTAGCACTCGCAAAACCTAAATGAATCAATATATTAAATATAGAAATAAGCGCTATTGTAGCAACTAGAGGCATATGATCTAGCCCCATTAAACCAAATGTTTTATCACTAAGCCATTGAGCAGCCGTTGTTTGAAGTAATACTGTACCAAGGGAAATACCAATTCCGAATACAATGACAGTACCCCAAGGAATTTTCTTTTCAACATCTTCCCAAGAGAACACACCAATTTTCGGAGTTAACATAATTGCTAAGGCGATAATCGTAATGGATGATGAATCAATTGGATGAAGTACTTTTTCAGTTGACCAGAATAATAATAACAGCACAGAAATAGTTATTAATCTCCACTCTCTTGCTGAAACTGGACCTAATTCTTTCAATTGTGACTTTATTAGTTCAGAGCCACCTTCAATTTCTTTTTCTTCAGGTTTTATAACCATAATCATCACGAAATATAATACGACAGACATGATAATCGACCATGGAGCCGCATATATGAACCACTCACCCCACGATATATCTTGTCCCATCGATTTATTAATAAAACCTATAGCAACAATATTTTGAGCAGCTGCCGTTTTGATACCAATATTCCATATTGAAACTGCATGTACAGCAGTAATAATCAATAACGCTGCCAACTTACTATTTTTAGAAGTGTTAAATGCTGCAATCATACCGAGTAAAATAGGCACTACAGCTCCTGCTCTTGCGGTAGCTGATGGAACGAAAAATGCTAAAATAATTGAAACAAGAATAGCACCAATTACAATTCTGTTCGTTTTATTACCTACAATAGAAAGTACTTGCAAAGCTAATCGTTTATGTAAATTTGTAACTTGCATAGCTGTAGCTAAAAACAAAGCTGCCGCTACAAGTGCTACTGCCGATCCAGAAAATCCACTTAAAGCCATCTTTAATGCATTACTCGTACCTAACAATGCATCTCCTTCTAGTGGTTTACCATTTGCTGCTGGATTCCCTAGTGCTTTCCCTAAATCTTGAACGGGACTAAACCCAATAAGAACAACAACGAGTCCAACAATCATAACTGCTGAAACTGGATAAGTTACAGCTTCAGTGACCCACATAATAACCGCAAAAGCTAAAATAGCTAGTGCGCATTTTGCCATAATGGGTAAATCATTTGGTGTTGGTAATATTAAAATACCAATTAATACAACAAAGCTCACAATAATCCATACAGGTTTAAACGCTTTTATTTCAGTATCCTTTGACATAAGCAACAACTCCAAATTGATAATGTATAATATCTATTTCACTTAAATAATAACATATTTCCTTTTTGCATATAATACTTTTCACAATTAATACAACAAACGCTTGAACTTTATACCAATTACATGTAATGTATTAAGGGAAGTATGACGGTTGTCTGCGGACAGACAACCCGACTTATAAAAACACTGTTAAATAAAGGATGAGGTATACATATGTTAACTAAAGAATTTGCTGCTAAGGTAGGTCTTAGCGAAAAACAAGTTAGAAAAATTGTACAACACTTAGAGGACAGAGGTTATCAGCTTTCTAAAACAGAATACCGTGGAAGAGAAGCTACAGACTTCCAAGAAGAAGATATTGAATTGTTCCAAGAAATAGCTGAAAAAGTTAAAGAAACGAACAGCTATGATCAAGCTTTTGAAACGCTTGAACAAGAGAAAGATTTCTTACAAGTACTTGTTAAAGATGAACCTACACACCAAACACCTGAACTTCAACAATTAATTAATGAATTAAGAACAGAAGTACAACATATGCGTAGAGAAAGACAAATGTTAGGTGAAATGATCCAACAAGTACACGTTCAACAACAGAAATTAGAACAAACAATTGCCTTACAAGCACCTAAACAAAGCGAACCAAGTACAACTACTGAACAACCAACAGCTACAGCACAGACAGATGAAAAAACAACTGCACAACCAAAAACAGCTACTACTGAAGATAAAGTAGAAGTAAGTGCAACACAACAAGTTAAACCAGAGAATAATGAAGACCCTTCAAAAGTAACTGTTGAAACTAAAGAAGAAGTTAAAGCAACTGAAGAAAAACCAGAAACTGAAACTGTATCTCCAAACACAACAGATAAAAAAGAAGAAACGGTTGAAAACACAACAGTAGCAAACGACGAAGTACAAACACCTAAAGAAGAAGCGACTACTAAACCTGAAACATCAACTTCAGCAGAAGAAGAAAAAGTTGAAAAAGATACAGATAATAGTACTAAAGAGGAAAATAGCGAATCACCATTTACAGAATCAACTCCATTTGGTGAACCTAAACAAGACGAAGAACCAAAGAAAAAAGGTTTCTTCCAAAGATTATTTAATATATAAAAAAATAAGTCTAGGATATAAATGTCCTAGGCTTATTTTTTTAGATTTCTAACTCTCCCTTTTATTAAGATTTTGTAAATTCACATAATATAATTTTAAAATTACATCCTTTTTGTTATATTAAAGTCTAATATAGTTGAATCAAACACGACAATTAGGAGTGTTCCAAGTAATGGATACATTAAATTTTGAAGATATAGACAAAAAAACTTTAAACCATCAAAACGACAAAGCGATTAAAATCATGAAACAAGATTTAGACTTTTACGTTAAAATAAATTTGAAAAAAAATAACGATAAACTCATCGTCTTCTCAAACGGTGCTTTTGATCCTGCAAAAAGTGATCCGCCAATATTTATGAGAAGTAAATGGTATGAAGAATTTAACGCCAACTGCTTATATATAGATGACAGAACCATTCATAATAATGGCATGAGAATCGGCTGGGGCTTTGGAACAGAAGATCGCCACTATTTACAAGATTATTCCGAGATTGCGCAAAGCATCGCTAACAATCTCAATATAGAACCATCCAACGTCTTATATTTCGGTTCATCAGCAGGCGGATTTATGTCTATGTATCTTGCTACATTGCATAAAGGTTCAAAATCTGTCGTTAATAATCCTCAATGTTATGTACATAGATACGACAAAACAAACGTAGAAAGACTTTATAACACAATTTTGCCTGACTATAGTGAAGAACACATT encodes the following:
- a CDS encoding general stress protein; the protein is MGKIEKFNNESDLLQRIDQLKQEGSSESDLQVISENKLEDNSLDYTDVKVKNSRGSFTDKVTALFSGESAEERVLTGLNVPEEQIDAYKDDLKNGKILLYVDNDNTEDNENFDSNHPKDSQSGNEHYDNTKPFSNDESKNDNVASGTTAAAGTGAAASASRDSDTENSDSNEIDRSDDLSHDDITETDNTRASSFNDDEHNDRDSSTNRYGNNIDEENKAHDDVDGNSTAAGLAGASGLGAAGYASHQSDLNDEQDANAKEDTNDFETSNNRENDKSTTQFSDRNDDVNRQDSTRENESEFTRVHDDDVETEHSSLNYGKPNNSVDDSEASDEVTRESNFSSNQYKEDTNDFETSNNRENDKSTTQFNERENDVNRQDSTRENESEFTRVHDDDVETERSTLNYDKPNNSVDDSEASDDVTRESNFSSNKYKEDTNDFETSNNRENDKSTTQFSDKNDDVNRQDSTRENESEFTRVHDDDVETERSTLNYDKPNNSVDDSEASDEVTRESNFSSNQYKEDTNDFETSNNRENDKSTTQFSDRNDDVNRQDSTRENESKFTRVHDDDVETERSSLNYDKPNNSVDAPEESDEVTRESNFSSNQYKEDTNINETNRFSRGFNRTDDEEQEFDNSFQRKEKTDEHDSIKERLKREESDYNDPSKFNDKQ
- a CDS encoding anion permease, with the protein product MSKDTEIKAFKPVWIIVSFVVLIGILILPTPNDLPIMAKCALAILAFAVIMWVTEAVTYPVSAVMIVGLVVVLIGFSPVQDLGKALGNPAANGKPLEGDALLGTSNALKMALSGFSGSAVALVAAALFLATAMQVTNLHKRLALQVLSIVGNKTNRIVIGAILVSIILAFFVPSATARAGAVVPILLGMIAAFNTSKNSKLAALLIITAVHAVSIWNIGIKTAAAQNIVAIGFINKSMGQDISWGEWFIYAAPWSIIMSVVLYFVMIMVIKPEEKEIEGGSELIKSQLKELGPVSAREWRLITISVLLLLFWSTEKVLHPIDSSSITIIALAIMLTPKIGVFSWEDVEKKIPWGTVIVFGIGISLGTVLLQTTAAQWLSDKTFGLMGLDHMPLVATIALISIFNILIHLGFASATSLSSALIPVFIALTQTLNLGDQSIGFVLIQQFVISFGFLLPVSSPQNMLAYGTETFTIKDFIKTGVPLTIIGYLLIILLSMTYWKWIGLI
- a CDS encoding GNAT family N-acetyltransferase; protein product: MNFEVVTSIDDPLFKHALDMYEDIFKVDIREDRHVFIHSLTSEYIKKHYVFLVGLKDNKVVSLSTGHYEPTTNSAFIIYLMVHPEHRNQRVGAQTLERIEKELHKQAQEVHGRDANMIMLESFGEESFDDEDGKEQAIMLKHFFNRHGYEVQQDLSYIQPNPQKNLPPTPIDLYIKQYLPLQKDVISPSIRSCYINKYIHGNENDREFVYELLESMNL
- a CDS encoding sodium-dependent transporter yields the protein MKNLSQWSSSLGFVLASAGSAIGLGAVWKFPYMAGTYGGGAFLFIFIIFTLLVGLPLLLSEFILGRYGRTYSTNIFKKVSGKSPFNLIGWLGNLTVFVLFSFYSVIGGWIILYIIRTLLDSVGLTHSHEYGNVFNDYISNPFYSLAGQFAFILFTVVIVSKGVEKGIEKASKVMMPLLFISFVIIIIRSVTLDGALEGIQYFLQPKISDLSSEGILYALGQSFFALSLGTCGMMTYASYLDRKTNIVKSANAIVWMNIAVSVAAGLAIFPAIFAFGLEPNQGPGLLFIVLPQVFDQMFLGQLFYLLFLILFLFAAITSSISLLELNISNITKNNNDKRKKWSYIIGGLVLVFGIPSALSNGVLSNLTFGVGTFFDNMDYLVANILMPIGALGVTIFVGHIFNKETIMKELNMSDSKKGRIFVNVWYFLVKFVLPIIIIAVFIGQLL
- a CDS encoding nitroreductase family protein, whose protein sequence is MSHSKLSLTEIINKRKSVKEFDPNFKIPREEITEMIELATKAPSSINLQPWRFVVIDSEETKQKLDTLVQFNQRQLHSSSAIILILADLKHADYVSDIYEKNVELGYMDENSKDYFIETISNLISSADESYFNAQGLMDANLASMQLMLIATDHGYDTNPIGGFDKIALLEALNIDTSRYVPAHLLAIGKGVKPPHDSSRLPVESVLAWNDESNGTIGK
- the xpt gene encoding xanthine phosphoribosyltransferase; the protein is MKTLQKRIKEDGVVIDEKILKVDSFLNHQIDAKLMYEVGQAITEHFKEKNITKVLTIEASGIAPAIMASLHLDVPCLFAKKAKPSTMTSEFYQTEIHSFTKNTTSTVVISKQFLDEDDHVLIIDDFLANGEASLGLHRLVQDANATTSGIGIVIEKSFQPGREKLESEGIEVLSLCQVASLSGNKVKLVGE
- a CDS encoding glycosyl transferase, coding for MDTLNFEDIDKKTLNHQNDKAIKIMKQDLDFYVKINLKKNNDKLIVFSNGAFDPAKSDPPIFMRSKWYEEFNANCLYIDDRTIHNNGMRIGWGFGTEDRHYLQDYSEIAQSIANNLNIEPSNVLYFGSSAGGFMSMYLATLHKGSKSVVNNPQCYVHRYDKTNVERLYNTILPDYSEEHIKKKYALRLSITSLFKQEQYVPETYYIQNRLCETDMRRHFNPLCDMLDKYNISSSNIKFILYNNKKLGHAPIPKEQSINFVNQVLEGKQVISKF
- a CDS encoding nitronate monooxygenase; this translates as MNSKDLLTELQMTKPIFQAGMAGGVTSPEMVSTVCNEGGFGQIGAGYMTPESLSEHIDQIRTMTNKPFGVNLFIPEYPEIDKHDVDRMNEILKPISEKLGYEPVNDVQIDNQFEDMIEVIINKDISLACFTFGLPSESLVNQLHEHKIVVVGTATTLLEAKALESVSVDAIVLQGSEAGGHRGSFDQVLPEDRLTTEELFNQTYQVVNMPLIVAGGITTPKLARTFINKGATAVQLGTAFLTTNESTVPEIHKQNILKAQSEDITLTKTFSGRYANGITNKYIQYVEQYKDAICPYPIQNILTQPMRGKSKKEQNPDYMNLWCGTNPEGARRETVSELMNRYTF